In the genome of Candidatus Omnitrophota bacterium, one region contains:
- the groES gene encoding co-chaperone GroES, with the protein MDIKPLGDRVVIKPLEAEAKSKGGILLPDTAKEKPQEGKVVAVGKGKTMDNGNIASLEVKVGDKVLYGKYSGNEITTKEGEELLIMREEDILAIIK; encoded by the coding sequence ATGGACATAAAACCATTAGGTGACCGCGTAGTCATCAAGCCTTTAGAGGCAGAAGCCAAATCCAAGGGAGGCATCCTTTTGCCGGATACTGCCAAGGAAAAACCCCAAGAGGGCAAAGTCGTTGCTGTAGGCAAAGGAAAGACCATGGATAACGGCAACATCGCCAGCCTTGAGGTCAAGGTCGGAGATAAAGTGTTATACGGAAAATATTCCGGCAACGAAATCACCACCAAAGAAGGCGAAGAGCTTTTGATCATGAGAGAAGAAGACATCTTAGCCATAATCAAATAA
- a CDS encoding CBS domain-containing protein, with amino-acid sequence MEQLLIKEIMAINPVTININRHFSEVEQILRNHHIRHLPVVDDNNILRGIITQRDLYKLCAPRKTIDADLVYDKQELDKFILRYVMTPNPLTLTAQDTIEKAIDLMVSTKYGCIPIVDEQRKIIGILTQIDILRAVHKYWVKDIRENN; translated from the coding sequence ATGGAACAACTGCTTATTAAAGAAATAATGGCAATAAACCCGGTTACTATTAATATAAACCGACATTTTAGCGAAGTAGAGCAAATATTAAGAAACCACCATATCCGCCATTTGCCGGTAGTGGACGATAACAATATCCTGCGCGGGATTATTACTCAAAGAGACCTTTACAAACTCTGCGCGCCCCGTAAGACGATTGACGCAGATTTAGTCTATGACAAGCAAGAGCTGGATAAATTCATTTTAAGATACGTAATGACTCCAAACCCCCTGACATTAACTGCCCAGGATACAATAGAAAAGGCCATCGATTTGATGGTCTCTACTAAATACGGCTGTATCCCGATAGTAGACGAACAAAGAAAGATAATAGGGATACTTACTCAAATTGATATCCTGCGCGCGGTGCATAAGTATTGGGTAAAGGATATCCGCGAAAACAATTGA